Proteins encoded by one window of bacterium:
- a CDS encoding ion transporter → MNPPQAQRKPWRRTLHTVIFGHDTRAGRAFDLVLIASILASVLVIMLDSVATVHDRWGSILVALEWAFTLLFTVEYVLRLLCAPRPLGYARSFYGVVDLVSIVPTYLSLVLPGAQFFQVVRALRILRVFRILKLAHYVGEADVLMAAIRGSRRKLSIFISFVLVTTIILGAAMYIVEGSSHGYTSIPQSIYWTIVTITTVGYGDISPATPLGKALASVIMLLGYAIVAVPTGIVTVELNRPRSPVRGPCPACALAGHDRDADFCKRCGTRL, encoded by the coding sequence ATGAACCCTCCGCAAGCCCAACGTAAGCCCTGGCGCCGCACGCTCCACACCGTCATCTTCGGCCACGACACGCGCGCCGGCCGGGCCTTCGACCTGGTGCTCATCGCCAGCATCCTGGCCAGCGTGCTGGTCATCATGCTGGATTCCGTCGCGACTGTCCACGACCGCTGGGGCTCGATCCTCGTCGCCCTGGAATGGGCCTTCACCCTGCTCTTCACGGTGGAGTACGTCCTGCGCCTGCTCTGCGCGCCGCGCCCCCTGGGCTATGCCCGCAGCTTCTATGGCGTGGTCGACCTGGTCTCCATCGTGCCCACCTACCTCAGCCTGGTCCTCCCCGGCGCCCAGTTCTTCCAGGTGGTGCGGGCCCTGCGCATCCTGCGCGTCTTCCGCATCCTCAAGCTGGCGCATTACGTGGGCGAGGCCGACGTGTTGATGGCGGCCATCCGCGGCAGCCGGCGCAAGCTGTCCATCTTCATCTCCTTCGTGCTGGTGACCACCATCATCCTCGGCGCCGCCATGTACATCGTGGAGGGGAGCAGCCACGGCTACACGAGCATCCCGCAGTCCATCTACTGGACCATCGTCACCATCACGACGGTGGGCTACGGCGACATCTCGCCGGCGACGCCGCTGGGCAAGGCCCTGGCCTCCGTCATCATGCTGCTGGGGTACGCCATCGTGGCCGTGCCCACCGGCATCGTCACCGTGGAACTAAACCGCCCGCGCAGCCCTGTCCGCGGTCCCTGCCCGGCCTGCGCCCTGGCCGGGCACGACCGCGACGCCGACTTCTGCAAGCGCTGCGGCACCCGGCTGTGA